One Natronomonas moolapensis 8.8.11 genomic region harbors:
- a CDS encoding patatin-like phospholipase family protein: protein MSDSSPTRVAIACQGGGSHTAFTAGVLKKLFREWDNGYELVGISGTSGGAFNALAAWYGLVTADETRAVELLDALWADLSASDPTDRFLNEFVVGLSRFGSTGAPAFEVSPYQIPGPELGKKEIRETLERHIDFEEVPGLCRTDAPELVVGTVNVNAGVFETFTNEAVTPEAVLASAAVPTMFEAVEINDHYHWDGLFSQNPPIDDLMTVGADRKPEELWVIQINPQKREGEPTSLEEIADRRNELSGNISLNQELGVIERVNEWVEEGHLPEDEFTKTEIRRIAMGEAYHCSTKVDRRPSFVDELMELGETRAAEFLSDRRS from the coding sequence ATGAGTGATTCCTCGCCGACCCGGGTCGCGATCGCCTGCCAGGGCGGCGGGAGCCACACGGCGTTCACCGCCGGTGTGCTGAAGAAGCTGTTCCGGGAGTGGGACAACGGCTACGAACTCGTCGGGATCAGCGGGACCTCCGGCGGCGCGTTCAACGCGCTGGCGGCGTGGTACGGGCTGGTGACCGCCGACGAGACGCGAGCGGTCGAACTCCTCGATGCGCTCTGGGCTGACCTGTCCGCCTCCGACCCCACGGACCGGTTTCTAAACGAGTTCGTCGTCGGCCTCTCGCGGTTCGGGAGCACGGGCGCGCCGGCGTTCGAGGTCAGCCCCTACCAGATCCCCGGCCCGGAACTCGGCAAGAAGGAGATCCGCGAGACGCTCGAGCGACACATCGACTTCGAGGAGGTTCCAGGCCTGTGCCGGACGGACGCGCCCGAACTCGTCGTCGGGACGGTCAACGTCAATGCCGGCGTCTTCGAGACGTTCACCAACGAGGCGGTGACGCCCGAGGCGGTCCTCGCGTCAGCGGCCGTTCCGACGATGTTCGAGGCCGTCGAAATCAACGACCACTACCACTGGGACGGGCTGTTCAGCCAGAACCCGCCGATAGACGATCTGATGACCGTCGGCGCCGACCGCAAGCCCGAGGAACTGTGGGTGATTCAGATCAATCCTCAAAAACGGGAGGGCGAGCCCACGTCGCTCGAGGAGATCGCCGACCGCCGCAACGAACTCTCCGGGAACATCTCGTTGAACCAGGAACTCGGGGTTATAGAGCGCGTCAACGAGTGGGTCGAGGAGGGACACCTCCCCGAGGACGAGTTCACCAAGACCGAGATCCGACGGATCGCAATGGGCGAAGCCTACCACTGCTCGACGAAAGTCGACCGACGGCCATCGTTCGTCGACGAGCTGATGGAACTCGGCGAGACACGGGCCGCGGAGTTCCTCTCGGACCGTCGGTCATGA
- a CDS encoding HTH domain-containing protein has product MTDEPDDPPRVVVWVRELSVPPGDPREAVLSRLGELESRGLVADVSLRVWGATVDAAVVDGGEFEQPVRSCVAEFHRWAERTGHSLEPAFRREQRSSMLSTERSAVVRLPRVCVAVYTDGGLRGVFPCSPAEEAGTETVWDCLDRLGAGAAAGKPLE; this is encoded by the coding sequence ATGACCGACGAACCGGACGATCCGCCGCGGGTCGTGGTGTGGGTCCGGGAACTCTCGGTGCCGCCGGGCGATCCCCGAGAGGCCGTGTTGTCGCGGCTCGGAGAGCTCGAATCCCGTGGCCTCGTCGCCGACGTCTCTCTCAGGGTGTGGGGGGCGACGGTCGACGCGGCAGTGGTCGACGGCGGCGAGTTCGAGCAGCCGGTCCGCTCGTGTGTCGCGGAGTTCCACCGATGGGCCGAACGGACCGGCCACTCCCTCGAACCGGCGTTCCGGCGCGAGCAACGCTCGTCGATGCTCTCGACGGAACGCTCGGCGGTCGTCCGGCTCCCGCGAGTCTGTGTGGCAGTCTACACGGACGGCGGTCTCCGGGGGGTGTTCCCGTGCTCGCCGGCCGAAGAGGCGGGGACCGAGACCGTGTGGGACTGTCTCGATCGGCTCGGAGCGGGGGCGGCCGCCGGGAAACCACTCGAGTGA
- a CDS encoding dihydrolipoyl dehydrogenase family protein produces the protein MTDFDVLVIGGGTGNNVAAAAADAGLETALVEPGPLGGTCLNRGCNPSKMLIQAANAVRHVREADRFHVDATLEGIDHGAVVDEMDDLLGGIAADMEARYREREHLTLFDEYTSFVGERAVDLGGETVTAEKVVVATGSRPLAPPIDGLDEVDYLTSRDALYLDEPPESLVVMGGGYIAVELGYVFETMGTDVSIVEMNDTLIHREDDDVASAFTDVAAERHDVYTGHRAAAVGRSGDGYAIRAETEAGDETTVEGEAVLLALGRRPNSDELGLDAAGIETDDRGFIETDDYLETTAENVWAQGDVAGNAMFKHSGDYETRHTVANVVEGERRALDLFAMPHTIFTDPQIAGVGATAADLDETGTAYVVGRADYADSAMGRAKKLDDGFLKVLAAPDGEILGVHAIGYEASTLVHEAVVAMRHGLTVDDIVDTIHAHPTLSKVVEAAFRDVGN, from the coding sequence ATGACAGACTTCGACGTCTTGGTCATCGGTGGCGGAACGGGCAACAACGTCGCGGCGGCGGCGGCCGACGCGGGCCTCGAGACGGCGCTCGTCGAACCGGGTCCCCTCGGCGGCACGTGTCTCAACCGTGGCTGTAACCCCTCGAAAATGCTCATTCAGGCGGCCAACGCGGTCAGACACGTCCGCGAGGCCGACCGGTTCCACGTCGACGCGACGCTCGAGGGGATCGACCATGGGGCCGTCGTCGACGAGATGGACGACCTGCTCGGTGGCATCGCGGCCGACATGGAGGCCCGCTATCGCGAGCGCGAGCACCTCACGCTGTTCGACGAGTACACCTCGTTCGTCGGCGAGCGGGCCGTCGATCTCGGTGGGGAGACCGTCACCGCCGAGAAGGTCGTTGTCGCCACCGGAAGCCGCCCGCTCGCCCCGCCGATCGACGGCCTCGACGAGGTCGACTACCTCACGAGCCGCGACGCGCTCTACCTCGACGAACCCCCCGAGAGTCTCGTCGTCATGGGCGGGGGGTACATCGCCGTCGAGCTGGGCTACGTCTTTGAGACCATGGGCACCGACGTCTCGATCGTGGAGATGAACGACACGTTGATTCACCGCGAGGACGACGACGTCGCGTCGGCATTCACCGACGTTGCAGCCGAGCGCCACGACGTCTACACCGGCCACCGCGCTGCCGCCGTCGGGCGCTCCGGCGACGGGTACGCGATTCGCGCCGAGACCGAAGCCGGCGACGAAACGACCGTCGAGGGCGAGGCGGTGCTGCTCGCGCTCGGGCGCCGTCCAAACAGCGACGAACTCGGTCTCGACGCCGCCGGGATCGAGACCGACGACCGCGGCTTCATCGAGACGGACGACTACCTCGAAACCACCGCCGAGAACGTCTGGGCGCAGGGTGACGTCGCGGGCAACGCCATGTTCAAACACTCCGGCGACTACGAGACACGGCACACGGTCGCGAACGTCGTCGAGGGCGAGCGCCGGGCGCTCGACCTCTTCGCGATGCCACACACGATATTCACCGACCCGCAAATAGCCGGGGTTGGCGCGACGGCGGCGGACCTCGACGAGACGGGGACGGCGTACGTCGTCGGGCGCGCCGACTACGCCGACTCGGCGATGGGGCGGGCGAAGAAACTCGACGACGGGTTCTTGAAAGTGCTCGCGGCCCCCGACGGTGAGATCCTGGGCGTCCACGCGATCGGCTACGAGGCCTCGACGCTCGTCCACGAGGCCGTCGTCGCGATGCGTCACGGCCTCACCGTCGACGACATCGTCGATACGATCCACGCCCATCCGACGCTGAGCAAGGTTGTCGAGGCGGCATTCCGCGACGTCGGGAACTGA
- a CDS encoding helix-turn-helix domain-containing protein → MPKRETDHPEETPREVQYDPESSRYDLFACSDCDNVVLAIGRDDPPMSCHGEPMERITDVEMSVKPPDVKEVLLDAFGLPKAGLDICLCVIGEGPLSANEVAESLGYDRSTVTRYLNTLVDLGLLQRSELNREQGGVINVYHSVDLERMRRETLIGFYVWAGEAASLIEAANLTKQDYLDENPDRDLPDVFWESFEA, encoded by the coding sequence ATGCCGAAGAGAGAGACTGACCACCCGGAGGAGACGCCCAGGGAGGTGCAATACGATCCCGAATCCAGCCGCTATGACCTGTTTGCGTGTTCCGACTGCGACAACGTCGTCCTCGCGATCGGCCGTGACGACCCCCCGATGTCGTGTCACGGCGAGCCGATGGAGCGGATCACCGACGTCGAGATGAGCGTCAAACCGCCGGACGTCAAGGAGGTGCTGTTGGACGCCTTCGGCCTTCCGAAGGCTGGCCTGGACATCTGTCTGTGCGTCATCGGCGAGGGACCGCTCTCGGCGAACGAAGTCGCGGAGTCGCTCGGCTACGACCGGAGCACGGTGACCCGGTATCTCAACACGCTCGTCGACCTCGGGCTGTTGCAGCGCTCGGAGTTGAACCGCGAGCAAGGGGGCGTCATCAACGTGTATCACTCGGTCGATCTCGAGCGGATGCGCCGCGAGACGCTCATCGGGTTCTACGTCTGGGCCGGCGAGGCCGCCTCGCTCATAGAGGCGGCGAACCTGACGAAACAGGATTATCTCGACGAGAACCCCGACCGAGACCTGCCGGACGTGTTCTGGGAGTCCTTCGAGGCGTGA
- a CDS encoding potassium channel family protein, with protein sequence MDPLEGEASSPVAYEPVSVKDVLVEMKDTAELLIDLSYSAVLHRNVGLAEEVLRLEERMDVLEMRARMSLLMAARSPDDAERLAPVLSIVAATDGISDAAGDIAKIVLEDIRVPEAMRAALPEALETLVRGSVEADSPHAGRTLKGIDLESKTGVRVIALRRGSEWLLNPGPTTRIEANDVALLRGPDSAIGEVYREMTGEAYEPFDPDSPAVADLERAVDTIVHMKNLSELAVDLAYSSVLFDSEALAEEVRNLEVEVDALESRFEAWVLRAAADAEDPVSLRGLIHLGTSTEVISDAAVDISEGVLRDIEVHPVVGMAVQESDEIITRIEVAPESALDGTAVSGGVPDAEVTMSVIAIRRPEEGWLLVADADTELRAGDVVLAKGTRSAAEQFEALAGT encoded by the coding sequence ATGGACCCCCTAGAGGGCGAGGCGTCCTCGCCCGTGGCGTACGAGCCGGTGAGCGTCAAGGACGTGCTGGTAGAGATGAAAGACACCGCGGAGTTGCTCATCGACCTCTCGTACTCGGCGGTGTTGCACCGCAACGTGGGCCTCGCCGAGGAGGTGCTCCGCCTCGAAGAGCGGATGGACGTCCTCGAGATGCGGGCGCGGATGAGCCTCCTCATGGCCGCCAGGAGCCCCGACGACGCCGAACGGCTCGCGCCGGTGCTCAGCATCGTCGCCGCCACCGACGGGATCAGCGACGCGGCGGGCGACATCGCGAAGATCGTCCTCGAGGACATCCGCGTCCCGGAGGCGATGCGGGCGGCGTTGCCGGAGGCTCTCGAGACGCTCGTCCGGGGGAGCGTCGAGGCGGACTCGCCACACGCCGGACGGACCCTGAAGGGGATCGACCTCGAGTCGAAGACGGGCGTCCGGGTGATCGCGCTCCGGCGCGGGTCGGAGTGGCTTCTGAACCCCGGCCCGACGACGCGGATCGAAGCGAACGACGTGGCACTGTTGCGCGGTCCTGACAGCGCGATCGGCGAGGTTTACCGCGAGATGACCGGCGAGGCGTACGAGCCCTTCGATCCTGATTCGCCCGCGGTGGCCGACCTCGAGCGGGCGGTCGACACGATCGTTCACATGAAGAACCTCTCGGAACTCGCCGTGGACCTCGCCTACAGCAGCGTGCTTTTCGACAGCGAGGCGCTCGCCGAGGAGGTCAGAAACCTCGAGGTCGAGGTCGACGCCCTCGAATCACGCTTCGAGGCGTGGGTGCTCCGGGCGGCCGCCGACGCGGAGGACCCGGTGTCGCTCCGGGGGCTGATCCACCTCGGCACCAGCACCGAGGTGATAAGCGACGCCGCGGTCGACATCAGCGAGGGCGTGTTGCGCGACATCGAGGTCCACCCAGTCGTCGGGATGGCCGTCCAGGAGAGCGACGAGATCATCACCCGAATCGAGGTCGCCCCCGAGAGCGCCCTCGACGGGACGGCGGTCTCCGGGGGCGTGCCGGACGCCGAGGTGACGATGTCCGTGATCGCCATCCGCCGCCCCGAGGAGGGGTGGCTCCTCGTCGCCGACGCCGACACCGAACTCCGCGCCGGCGACGTCGTGCTCGCGAAAGGGACCCGGAGCGCAGCCGAGCAGTTCGAGGCGCTGGCGGGCACTTAA
- a CDS encoding magnesium transporter — MAAGSRLGSWDARTIMSNMLPLLVVLCTIVLWAGITLQEAEALLEEYGLLAVMVPTMVGAGGNLGTILSSRLTTRLHLGTTELDVRDRVLWANVVAVLALAATVFSALAVGAWVIGRVIDAPLPLSALLTISLVSGMSVAVVAVVFGLATTYGSYRLGIDPDDTTIPIVTNVVDVFGMVIFIGVSTLVLG, encoded by the coding sequence ATGGCGGCCGGATCCCGTCTCGGTAGCTGGGACGCCCGGACCATTATGTCGAATATGCTCCCGCTGCTCGTCGTGTTGTGCACCATCGTCCTCTGGGCGGGGATCACACTCCAGGAGGCGGAGGCGCTGCTCGAGGAGTACGGGTTGCTCGCGGTTATGGTGCCGACGATGGTCGGGGCGGGCGGCAACCTCGGGACGATCCTGAGTTCGCGGCTCACGACGCGGCTCCACCTGGGGACGACCGAACTGGACGTCCGCGATCGAGTGCTGTGGGCGAACGTCGTCGCCGTGTTGGCGCTGGCGGCGACGGTGTTTAGCGCCCTCGCTGTGGGTGCGTGGGTCATCGGCCGGGTGATCGACGCTCCGCTACCGCTGTCAGCGTTGCTTACGATTTCGCTGGTCAGCGGGATGTCCGTTGCCGTCGTCGCCGTCGTGTTCGGCCTCGCCACGACGTACGGCTCCTACCGGCTCGGGATCGACCCCGACGACACGACGATCCCGATCGTGACGAACGTCGTCGACGTCTTCGGAATGGTCATCTTCATCGGCGTGTCGACGCTGGTGTTGGGTTAA
- a CDS encoding magnesium transporter, translated as MNFREGFWSIYREALPVLLVALAGGLFSGLVLEELLESVARFPGLLVMVPVFLATRGNVYGALGGRISSGLHQGLIPPEFEWNDRLVNAVVASFLNGVTISAVIGVLSWIALQALGWPSAALSELVAIMLIAGTLTSVVLIFGLLAILFGGYKLGYDPDNLVGPIVTTLGDVFGMVFLFVAVAVVEAVVV; from the coding sequence ATGAACTTCCGGGAGGGGTTCTGGTCGATCTACCGCGAGGCGCTGCCGGTGTTGCTCGTCGCGCTTGCGGGGGGACTCTTTTCGGGGTTGGTGCTCGAGGAACTGCTCGAAAGCGTCGCCCGGTTTCCCGGGCTCCTCGTGATGGTCCCGGTCTTTCTTGCGACCCGCGGCAACGTCTACGGCGCGTTGGGCGGGCGGATCTCGAGTGGGCTCCACCAGGGGCTCATCCCCCCCGAGTTCGAGTGGAACGACCGTCTCGTCAACGCGGTCGTCGCCTCCTTTCTCAACGGGGTCACCATCTCGGCCGTCATCGGCGTCCTCTCGTGGATCGCGCTGCAGGCGCTCGGGTGGCCCTCAGCGGCGCTTTCGGAACTCGTCGCGATTATGCTGATCGCCGGCACCCTGACCTCCGTCGTTTTGATTTTCGGCCTGCTCGCGATCCTCTTCGGCGGGTACAAACTCGGCTACGATCCGGACAACCTGGTCGGCCCGATCGTCACGACGCTCGGCGACGTCTTCGGGATGGTGTTTCTGTTCGTCGCCGTCGCCGTCGTTGAGGCGGTGGTCGTCTGA
- a CDS encoding DUF7124 domain-containing protein, with translation MPDEAETITLAFELAALERLLDPSDVIRDTQRWTDHLGIVSDEPTHLVRKRARDYGFTPDFLPGPRDRAESLVKIGNQPEHDADRYVLVSADEGIQSVAESHDWEFRHIEEAAETAGWLLHDGDAEADGDEHTGWP, from the coding sequence ATGCCCGACGAAGCCGAGACGATCACGCTCGCCTTCGAGTTGGCGGCGCTGGAGCGGCTCTTGGACCCCTCAGACGTCATCCGGGACACCCAGCGCTGGACGGATCACCTCGGAATCGTGAGCGACGAGCCGACGCACCTGGTCAGAAAGCGGGCCCGCGACTACGGGTTCACGCCCGATTTCCTCCCGGGGCCGCGCGACCGCGCCGAGAGCCTCGTGAAGATCGGCAACCAGCCCGAACACGACGCGGATCGATACGTCCTCGTCTCCGCCGACGAGGGGATACAGTCGGTCGCCGAGAGCCACGACTGGGAGTTCAGACACATAGAGGAGGCCGCCGAGACGGCCGGGTGGCTTCTCCACGATGGCGACGCAGAGGCGGACGGCGACGAGCACACCGGGTGGCCCTGA
- the mutS gene encoding DNA mismatch repair protein MutS gives MDEALGPPPEMAGKAEELTPMLSQYLELCERYGDALVLFQVGDFYETFCSAAETTARLLEITLTQREDSTGTYPMAGIPIDNAESYVETLLDAGYRVAIADQIEDAAEASGLVERAVTRVVTPGTLTETELLSATDNNFVACLTDGYGLAFLDVSTGDFYATELDRLGAVSDELERFDPAEAVVGPDAPREPFGADCMVTPYERSAFESEAAAAKAASYFGEGSLAGEAETRAIGALLAYAEYARGVRADGETGRLEYLTHLTRYDPREYMLLDAVALRSLEVFEPRHVHGLEGAALIETIDETASALGGRTLRDWLRRPLLDPDRIRGRLDAVGALRERVGDRERAGECLADVYDVERLVSRISRGRADARDLRALESTLSVVPDLRACLSAAAADSDLLAALESGLDDCPDVRELIDSAIAESPPVEITDGGVIREGYDEQLDDLRRTEREGKAWIDALEADERERTGIDSLKVGHTAVHGYYIEVTDPNLDAVPDDYHRRQTLKNAERFYTPELKDREEEIITAGERADELEYDLFREVRSEVAEATERLQRTADAIARLDALRSLSAVAAEHGYCRPEVGADGIDIEGGRHPVVERSEASFVPNPTELPRERPIAVLTGPNMSGKSTYMRQVALISLLAQVGSFVPADRAEVPIVERVFTRVGASDDIAGGRSTFMVEMTELAAILGAADGDSLVVLDEVGRGTSTRDGYAIAQAATEYLHDSVGAYTLFATHHHELTDVVEELPRARNYHFSATRGDDGVAFEHDLRPGPAGASYGVEVAEMAGVPASVVDRADALLAGGTHSATPSTGGARPESDPASTDGGREALLAELAAIDLAETTPLEALNLLSELKSELE, from the coding sequence ATGGACGAGGCCCTGGGGCCGCCGCCGGAGATGGCCGGGAAGGCCGAGGAACTCACGCCGATGCTGTCGCAGTATCTCGAGCTGTGCGAGCGCTACGGCGACGCCTTGGTGTTGTTTCAGGTGGGCGATTTCTACGAGACGTTCTGTTCGGCCGCCGAAACGACCGCCAGGCTCCTCGAGATCACGCTAACCCAACGGGAGGACTCGACGGGCACCTATCCGATGGCCGGCATCCCGATCGACAACGCCGAGTCGTACGTCGAGACGCTCTTGGACGCCGGCTACCGGGTCGCCATCGCCGACCAGATCGAGGACGCGGCGGAGGCCTCCGGGCTGGTCGAGCGGGCCGTCACCCGGGTGGTCACGCCGGGGACGCTCACCGAGACGGAACTGCTCTCGGCGACGGACAACAACTTCGTCGCGTGCCTGACCGACGGCTACGGGCTCGCCTTCCTCGACGTCTCGACCGGCGACTTCTACGCGACCGAACTCGACCGGCTCGGGGCCGTCTCCGACGAACTCGAGCGCTTCGACCCCGCGGAGGCGGTCGTCGGCCCCGACGCCCCGAGAGAGCCCTTCGGGGCCGACTGCATGGTGACGCCCTACGAGCGCTCGGCGTTCGAGTCCGAGGCCGCCGCGGCGAAGGCGGCGTCGTATTTCGGCGAGGGGTCGCTGGCCGGCGAGGCCGAAACCCGCGCCATCGGGGCGTTGCTCGCCTACGCGGAGTACGCCCGCGGCGTCCGGGCCGACGGCGAGACCGGCCGCCTGGAGTATCTCACCCACCTCACGCGCTACGATCCACGCGAGTACATGCTGCTCGATGCGGTCGCGCTCCGGTCGCTCGAGGTGTTCGAACCGCGACACGTCCACGGGCTCGAGGGGGCGGCCCTGATCGAGACGATCGACGAGACCGCGAGCGCGCTCGGGGGCCGGACGCTCCGCGATTGGCTCCGCCGGCCGCTGTTGGACCCCGACCGCATCCGGGGGCGTCTCGACGCGGTCGGGGCGCTTCGGGAGCGCGTCGGCGACCGCGAGCGGGCGGGCGAGTGCCTCGCTGACGTCTACGATGTCGAACGGCTGGTGTCGCGGATCTCGCGGGGCCGCGCCGACGCCCGCGACCTCAGGGCGCTCGAGTCGACGCTGTCGGTCGTCCCCGACCTCCGGGCGTGTCTCTCGGCGGCCGCCGCCGACAGCGACCTGCTGGCGGCGCTCGAGTCCGGCCTCGACGACTGCCCCGATGTCAGGGAGTTGATCGACTCGGCGATCGCCGAGTCGCCGCCCGTCGAGATCACCGATGGCGGCGTGATCCGTGAGGGGTACGACGAGCAACTCGACGACCTCCGACGGACCGAACGCGAGGGGAAGGCCTGGATCGACGCCCTCGAGGCCGACGAGCGCGAGCGGACCGGGATCGACTCGCTGAAGGTCGGGCACACCGCCGTCCACGGCTACTACATCGAGGTGACAGACCCCAACCTCGATGCGGTCCCCGACGATTATCACCGCCGGCAGACGCTGAAGAACGCCGAGCGCTTTTACACGCCCGAATTGAAGGACCGCGAGGAGGAGATCATAACCGCGGGCGAGCGCGCCGACGAGTTGGAGTACGACCTCTTCAGAGAGGTCCGAAGCGAGGTCGCAGAGGCGACAGAGCGGTTACAGCGAACCGCCGACGCGATCGCCCGCCTCGACGCGCTCCGCTCGCTTTCGGCCGTCGCCGCAGAGCACGGCTACTGCCGCCCCGAGGTCGGAGCCGACGGGATCGACATCGAGGGCGGTCGACACCCGGTCGTCGAACGCAGCGAGGCGTCGTTCGTCCCCAACCCGACGGAGCTCCCACGGGAGCGCCCGATAGCGGTCCTCACCGGGCCGAACATGTCGGGAAAGTCGACCTACATGCGCCAGGTCGCGTTGATTTCGCTGCTCGCGCAGGTGGGGTCGTTCGTCCCGGCCGACCGCGCCGAGGTGCCGATCGTCGAGCGGGTGTTCACCCGCGTGGGGGCCTCCGACGACATCGCTGGCGGGCGCTCGACGTTCATGGTCGAAATGACAGAACTCGCCGCCATCCTCGGGGCGGCCGACGGGGATTCGCTGGTCGTCCTCGACGAGGTGGGGCGGGGCACCTCGACGCGGGACGGCTACGCCATCGCGCAGGCGGCGACGGAGTACCTCCACGATTCGGTCGGCGCGTACACCCTCTTTGCGACGCACCATCACGAGCTGACGGACGTCGTCGAGGAGCTCCCGCGGGCGCGGAACTACCACTTCTCCGCGACCCGGGGCGACGACGGTGTCGCGTTCGAACACGACCTCCGCCCCGGTCCCGCAGGGGCCTCCTACGGCGTCGAAGTCGCCGAGATGGCCGGCGTCCCGGCGAGTGTCGTCGACCGAGCCGACGCGTTGCTCGCGGGCGGGACGCACTCGGCGACCCCGTCGACCGGAGGCGCTCGACCCGAGAGTGACCCCGCGAGCACCGACGGCGGCCGCGAGGCGTTACTGGCGGAGCTCGCGGCGATCGACCTCGCCGAGACGACACCGCTGGAGGCGCTGAACCTGCTTTCGGAGCTCAAATCCGAACTCGAGTGA
- the nucS gene encoding endonuclease NucS — protein MADDPTDRTPRTLTAPDASAAASFVAAAVERDALATLFGRCTVEYDGRAASSLASGDRHVMLKPDGTALVHTDEGQKPVNWQPPGCAHECRANGGDLVVESVRDSPAERLTVRFSAVAFAAAFDPTDEESLDVVGTEADLKRRILEEPGLVESGFRPLATERQTPAGAVDVYGEDDAGRTVVLELKRRRVGPDAVGQLNRYVEALERDLHAGATIRGLLVAPSVTERARALLAEEGLEFVPLSPREES, from the coding sequence TCACGGCCCCCGACGCGTCCGCGGCCGCCTCCTTCGTCGCGGCGGCGGTCGAACGCGACGCGCTCGCGACGCTTTTCGGCCGCTGTACCGTCGAGTACGACGGCCGGGCAGCCTCGTCGCTGGCGTCGGGCGACCGGCACGTGATGTTGAAACCCGACGGGACGGCGCTCGTCCACACCGACGAGGGACAGAAACCCGTGAACTGGCAGCCACCCGGTTGCGCCCACGAGTGCCGGGCCAACGGCGGAGATCTCGTCGTCGAGAGCGTCCGCGACTCGCCCGCGGAACGCCTCACGGTCCGGTTTTCTGCGGTCGCCTTCGCCGCCGCCTTCGATCCGACCGACGAGGAATCGCTCGACGTCGTCGGGACCGAGGCCGACCTGAAACGGCGGATCCTCGAGGAGCCGGGGCTCGTGGAATCGGGCTTTCGACCGCTCGCGACGGAGCGACAGACCCCTGCTGGAGCCGTCGACGTCTACGGCGAGGACGACGCGGGCCGGACAGTCGTCCTCGAGTTGAAGCGCCGCCGCGTCGGCCCGGACGCTGTCGGGCAGCTGAACCGCTACGTCGAGGCGCTCGAACGGGACCTTCACGCCGGCGCGACGATCCGGGGGCTGCTCGTTGCGCCCTCCGTGACCGAACGAGCGCGGGCGCTGTTGGCCGAGGAGGGCCTCGAGTTCGTCCCGCTGTCGCCGCGCGAAGAATCGTGA